Below is a window of Triticum aestivum cultivar Chinese Spring unplaced genomic scaffold, IWGSC CS RefSeq v2.1 scaffold213248, whole genome shotgun sequence DNA.
AGGACATTTCTTCATGTTGCTGTTGACAAAATGAAAATAGGGATTGTCGACTATGCTTGTCAAAACATATCGCTGTCATGGATTTTGAATATGCAAGACAAAGATGGGAACACTATACTGCACCTAGCTATAAGAAAAGGAAGTCTGCAGATGTTTGGTTCTCTGTTCAGGAATAGACAAGTACACTTGAACTTGATGAATGAGAAAGGGAGATATAGCGTGTCAAAATCTTCCTAATGGAACACCATATATCAATGGGGTAATATATATGAGCATTTTAATTTTCAAACACGGCGTTGGAGGTAAGCAAGTGTAATTGAGATTTGCATGGTTTAATATTTATTTATTCTAATTTTGTAGGAAAGTGAAGCACAAATACTTGGGGTACTCAACTATATCGGTGCTAAAAGGGGCATTTCTCTCCAGGGTTTCTTGAGTGAATATGATACTGACCAAGCAAGACAGGATGAAGTACATTTCTTGAGTCAAATGAAAGAGGGGACTCAAAGTCGTTGTATTTGCTCCGTCCTAATTGCAACCGTGACGTTTGGTGCAATGTTCACCATGCCTGGAGGTTATAGAGCTGAGGATCACACTCATGCAGGGTCACCAATTCTTGGTGGAACATTTGGTTTTGGTATATTCTTCATGGCCAACACGCTTGCCTTTGTTTTCTCGATCACAGCTACAATTTTTCTCATGTTTTCTGGAGATCCAACGGTACCCCTTGGGATCCGGAAAGTGCTATTTCGAAGGTCCATCCCCATCATATTGATTTCGGTATTGAGCATGACGCTTGCCTTCGCATTTGCTGCAGTTATCATGTTAGCTCCAGTTGCTCCTATGTCTGCATGTGCAGTACCCCTCAGCATTATTCTTGTAATGGGGTATAACTGTTGGGAAGTAGCAGTCAGGTATATTTCTCTGTTCACAGCACTCTGTAAGAGAAAGGGGATATGGTACGGGATAGTCTGGGCATCCCCATTTGCAGCTGTATTATTATCGTCCCTTACCATTGGTCTACTGTCGGTCTTTGTCCTTCCCCGGATGTATCATACTGGTGGCAAAGTGGAACCACCGGCACAACCACCGACACCATTTGCTTGAAGAGGGTCAAATAGGCCTATATTACATACATATTTACATACTATCTCTTGTAACAGTGGCTGTTCTCACACTACCAGTGGGAGAATTAGACATTTCTTCTTACAACAGTTTATGTTCTTGTACCAGTGTAAACAACGATTGATGTATTTGCCTGCAACTCATTTTGTCCCGTCTTTAAAAATACAAGGTTAAAGCTTTGAATAAACTCACAAAaattacgaaccgggacagatttTACATGTCCAAACCAGTGTTACAGCAACAGTCCTCTAGTGACGATGCATGATCTATCAAGTTAACTGACGGTTATGTATGACATTTGAAGAAACACCCATCAACATGGGTTGCAACAGATTCGGATTGAAGCCAGAGCAGAGCTGCAACCACACCGCTGTTTGCAACTCCTACGCGGGCGTGTCAGCTCACTGTCTCCGCTTGAGTCCTGTCTTTGCCGTTTCTCTTGCGCTTCCtatccctcttcctcttcgcctcGCCATCGGCCTTCGGACCCTGAAGGGAACATGTACTCATTAGTGCTCGTGCTTGTCAGATACATGTGCTTCCGGTGTAGAGTCATGCACATCCCAGTACAACTGAAATCAGGAGCTACAGCACAACAAAAAATGTGCAATGGGCTTCAGTAGCCTATCCAAGATTCAAGTTGTTGCATTATCTCTTATAAATCCTACTCTCAGTTCTACACCTCAATATAAGCCATGCAACTCCAAGCTTGCAGTTGAAACATTGCATTAGGCACATATAATCTGCATGTTTCAAGTATCACATACAGCTTACAGATGTAAATGCTGTCTAGCAATGATTAATTACCTGATTTTGAGCAGCTGACGGTTGGGGCTTTGGTTTCTTTTTCTTGCAGGAGAGTGGGTTTGGGCCCTGCAGAAGGACACAAATCAGCATCTCATAACTCCAAATATTAGTAATGCCCACTAAACGTGCATATGACGAATATCCTGAAAAACAGTTTATGCACATATTACCTTTGCTCTGTTCCTTTTAAACTTGCTTTTCTCCGCCACTCCATGTGTGCTTCCATCAACAGATGCCTTTCCTTCCGATGACGCCTTCAATAGCTTCTTAAATTCTGATTTTTCCATATGAATACGCTTCTCCCCATCCAACTGAGCAAACTTACGTTGCTGCATGGATGGTTGCTCAATAAACAGGGAGTTCTTCAGACCGTATATCACAGGAACACAAGGAACCTAGAGAAAAGTAAAATATGCATGAAGACACTGCTGCACGAAAAGTTGATAAGATAATATGGAAAAATAGATTTGTTTATGTTGTTTCCGTTAGATAGATGATATGATACTTGTCGGTTGTATTAATGTCCCTGAGCAAATTCTTGCACAAATAAAATCCAGGTGATAACACGGTAAAAGTAGAATGCTACAAAAGCATAGCAAATCTTCATACCTCTCGCAGCTTTGCCCGGAGACCAGAATCCTGGGTGGCGACAAAGTAGTTCTCCGGATTCTTATCACCAACCAGGGACAGGATACAGTCCACAGCACTGACCACTTTGTCATGCTCGCAACTGAAGATACAAATAAAATTCCAGAGGACAAACAATCAGCGCCTCCGCAAGTCACAATACTGCAAAACTATCCTCACTGAATGTAGTAGTACTATGAATACACTCAACACATCAACAGAAGTCtctctcaaaaaagaaaaacacaTCAGCAGAAGTCAATTGAACAATCCGTGTTTCAAACACCGGTAAAGCTACCCTTCTTGAAGGACTGAACGTAGTAGTAGTACTTCATACAAACTGAAAGAACAAAACCAATGTGCACAATTCTGGTACACGTTTTTCAGTTTGGCCATGAAGGTTCCTAGTTGGAAAATGGAACCAAGCTAACCAATGTGATCTGATTCCAATATATTATTTGCAGTTGGTAATATCGGAGGCAAACAAAACAGTGCCAGTTTACAGGATAAGCACAAGGAGGGACGTTCCAATTAACCAACAATTCAAATTGCATCTAGGTTTTCAGACAGCCCAAACCCAGATTGGCTCTAATTCTATGGGGTAACTAATACAGTACGATAGAACAGAGTGATTCATATTCGAAATTGCATCAACGACCAATGCAATTTCATACTAGAATTCCAAGACTGTAAATAAAATAGATAAAAAACAGGCGGATGCGGTCTTGTAAACGCTATGTTTGTGCAGCTGCCTGACTCACTTTTCAAGGAACATCTAGCACCACCAAGTTTGCCGACTGCACTTGTAACGATCTCC
It encodes the following:
- the LOC123176013 gene encoding rRNA-processing protein UTP23 homolog produces the protein MAKLKNVYQNCAHCCEHDKVVSAVDCILSLVGDKNPENYFVATQDSGLRAKLREVPCVPVIYGLKNSLFIEQPSMQQRKFAQLDGEKRIHMEKSEFKKLLKASSEGKASVDGSTHGVAEKSKFKRNRAKGPNPLSCKKKKPKPQPSAAQNQGPKADGEAKRKRDRKRKRNGKDRTQAETVS